In the Aneurinibacillus soli genome, one interval contains:
- a CDS encoding CapA family protein — protein MNNEMTAIVEKMREFRLDAGITLQEIEQGTGISIQRLKRIEKGASPLTVEEMEELLSFYQLDANEVLSYGSLQAQKVQKQSRLTKGVIWAAILVVAGYGGYQGYQVFTAGKAAVAVTDAVPAVAKEEKVNDLLSSQKSVAKPTAESKKAAAIKAQPALFRLAVSGDTAYRSASVRPVAGTDFHLIPVYGFTPGGDIPAWLTQTAKNGAAGIDIANSDVLAGKAREQVTAEVKRLRSQNIPVLGFGTQAEAFAPYIREKNGTKYGMLAFSRIVPSVDWKAEAGQAGVADAYGTHILDDIRRAKKQADVVVVNMFWGASDSTTPERYQKDMAQELIDAGADVIIGHRAQSVQPYEVYKGKYVFYNIGSQQLELGFDGKTLKEAALVNGSNKKIIAIQK, from the coding sequence ATGAATAATGAGATGACCGCTATTGTTGAGAAGATGCGAGAGTTCCGGTTGGATGCAGGGATTACACTCCAGGAGATTGAGCAGGGAACGGGCATCTCGATTCAGCGTTTGAAGCGGATTGAGAAGGGGGCAAGCCCGCTTACGGTAGAAGAAATGGAAGAACTTCTTTCATTTTATCAACTGGACGCGAATGAAGTGCTCTCTTATGGAAGTTTGCAGGCGCAGAAAGTGCAGAAGCAGAGTCGCCTGACAAAAGGAGTGATCTGGGCTGCAATTCTTGTAGTAGCAGGATATGGAGGCTATCAAGGATATCAAGTATTTACAGCAGGGAAAGCGGCGGTAGCTGTGACAGATGCCGTTCCTGCTGTAGCAAAAGAAGAGAAAGTAAACGATCTGTTATCTTCTCAAAAAAGTGTGGCGAAACCAACTGCTGAGTCGAAAAAAGCAGCTGCTATCAAAGCGCAGCCTGCTCTTTTCAGGCTGGCTGTCTCGGGTGACACCGCATATCGTAGTGCTTCGGTTCGTCCGGTAGCGGGGACAGACTTTCATCTGATCCCGGTATACGGATTTACGCCAGGTGGTGACATTCCAGCTTGGCTTACACAGACAGCGAAGAATGGGGCAGCGGGCATTGATATAGCGAATAGTGATGTGTTGGCGGGAAAAGCACGCGAGCAGGTGACAGCAGAAGTAAAACGGCTGCGCAGTCAGAACATCCCGGTACTTGGATTTGGCACGCAGGCAGAAGCATTTGCACCGTATATTCGTGAAAAAAATGGAACGAAATATGGCATGCTTGCCTTCTCGCGCATTGTTCCTTCCGTGGATTGGAAAGCAGAGGCAGGACAAGCGGGGGTAGCGGATGCGTATGGTACGCACATTTTGGATGATATTCGCCGTGCCAAAAAGCAGGCAGACGTAGTTGTCGTCAACATGTTCTGGGGAGCATCGGATAGTACGACGCCTGAGCGCTACCAGAAAGACATGGCGCAGGAGCTTATTGATGCTGGGGCGGACGTCATTATTGGACATCGGGCGCAGTCTGTGCAGCCATATGAAGTATATAAAGGAAAATACGTGTTTTATAATATTGGTTCTCAGCAGCTGGAGCTTGGATTCGACGGTAAAACGCTAAAGGAAGCAGCCTTAGTAAATGGCTCCAATAAAAAAATAATTGCAATCCAGAAATAA
- a CDS encoding transporter substrate-binding domain-containing protein, whose product MKMWKRASISFLIVAMGALTAACGKTEEAKPAADSKKIVAVTHAQFPPFEYMSPDGKPEGFDVDVIKAIGKEVGLDVDVQDASFDGAQEQVKSGKAQIAIAAITINDKRKKQYAFSDPYFEAKQLIMVPEGSPVKSLKDVKDKRVGVQLSTTGALIAEGVLGKGNVNLKQFDDLPSAMDDLYNKRIDVVIGDNVPMLTQMKKTNKPGFITIEDPSMPKENYGIMMNQNDKAFVAKINEGLKKIKQNGTYSELYKKYFGQK is encoded by the coding sequence ATGAAGATGTGGAAGAGAGCGAGTATTTCGTTCCTCATTGTTGCAATGGGAGCACTGACTGCTGCATGCGGGAAAACAGAAGAAGCAAAGCCTGCTGCTGATAGCAAAAAAATTGTGGCGGTAACACATGCCCAGTTCCCGCCGTTTGAGTATATGAGTCCGGATGGCAAGCCGGAGGGCTTTGATGTCGATGTCATCAAGGCGATTGGAAAAGAAGTTGGGCTTGATGTTGATGTACAGGATGCAAGCTTTGATGGGGCACAAGAGCAAGTGAAAAGTGGAAAAGCCCAGATTGCGATTGCTGCGATTACGATTAACGACAAGCGTAAGAAACAATACGCTTTCTCTGATCCGTATTTTGAAGCGAAACAGCTGATTATGGTTCCAGAAGGTTCGCCTGTAAAATCGTTAAAAGATGTGAAAGACAAGCGTGTAGGGGTTCAACTGTCTACAACAGGTGCGCTGATTGCAGAAGGAGTACTCGGCAAAGGCAATGTGAATTTGAAGCAGTTTGATGACCTTCCGTCTGCGATGGATGATTTGTACAACAAGCGGATTGATGTCGTGATTGGTGATAATGTTCCCATGTTGACGCAGATGAAAAAGACAAACAAACCAGGTTTTATAACCATTGAGGATCCATCGATGCCGAAGGAAAACTATGGAATCATGATGAATCAGAACGACAAAGCATTTGTTGCCAAAATCAACGAAGGTCTGAAAAAGATCAAACAAAACGGCACATATAGTGAACTGTACAAAAAATACTTTGGGCAAAAATAA
- a CDS encoding TldD/PmbA family protein → MIEQLFALAQKKHITELEALTSESTNFSVQAYEGKIESYKKTNTAGIGVRGTYQSGTGYAYTERVHPSEAEALLDMVKDNASLIHEREPLLAEKQEGSWHDSQPDITEEEKIALALELESRARQAADVSDVSYAMISSGDGMRRIANTYGLNKSYRSNYSMAYLSVIVKRGDDVETDSSYYIGDLRHVSLDSLIEEAAGKARRKLGGKAVPTGSYPVVLDRRIICSLLGVYSSIFSARNVLQGTSRLEGMLGEKLFGSLDLLDDPYSGHERILFDDEGVDTRTLHLVRDGVIESYLHSLKTAAEMKQTPTAHGLRSYKGTVQIAPHRLQIPNGTQELAALFADMGSGLYITDVQGLHSGTNAISGDFSLAAQGYRIENGQLASPVKDITIAHNFFDLFSQPAVKATDFEFSMPSGHSQFGAPSILFPAISVSS, encoded by the coding sequence ATGATCGAACAATTATTTGCACTTGCTCAGAAAAAACATATTACCGAACTCGAAGCTCTAACGAGTGAATCGACAAACTTCAGCGTTCAAGCGTACGAAGGCAAAATCGAATCGTACAAAAAGACCAATACAGCGGGCATCGGTGTGCGCGGCACGTATCAGAGCGGAACCGGCTATGCGTATACGGAGCGCGTTCATCCATCTGAAGCAGAAGCGCTGCTTGATATGGTCAAAGATAACGCATCTCTTATTCATGAACGGGAACCTCTTCTCGCAGAAAAGCAGGAAGGTAGCTGGCATGATAGCCAGCCTGACATAACAGAAGAAGAGAAAATCGCACTGGCCCTCGAACTTGAGAGCAGAGCGCGACAGGCCGCTGACGTATCAGATGTCAGCTATGCGATGATCAGCTCGGGGGACGGCATGCGCCGTATTGCCAATACGTACGGGCTAAACAAGTCGTACCGTTCCAACTATAGCATGGCATATTTGTCTGTCATCGTAAAACGCGGTGATGATGTAGAAACCGACAGTTCCTACTACATCGGAGACTTGCGGCATGTATCGCTTGATTCACTCATTGAAGAAGCAGCAGGCAAAGCACGCCGCAAGCTCGGCGGCAAGGCCGTACCAACTGGATCATACCCGGTTGTGCTCGACCGACGCATCATCTGCTCGCTACTTGGTGTATATAGCAGTATTTTCTCAGCACGCAACGTCCTACAGGGTACATCGCGCTTAGAAGGCATGCTCGGGGAGAAACTGTTCGGCTCACTCGATCTGCTTGACGATCCTTATTCCGGCCATGAGCGCATCCTGTTTGACGACGAAGGAGTCGATACCCGTACGCTTCATCTCGTGCGTGACGGTGTGATCGAGAGTTACCTGCATAGCCTGAAAACGGCAGCTGAGATGAAGCAGACACCGACTGCACACGGGCTGCGCAGCTACAAGGGCACCGTACAAATCGCACCACACCGCTTACAAATTCCGAATGGCACACAGGAGTTAGCAGCACTGTTTGCGGATATGGGCAGCGGCCTCTACATTACGGACGTACAGGGCCTTCATTCTGGCACAAATGCGATCTCCGGCGATTTCTCACTTGCAGCACAAGGGTACCGAATTGAGAACGGCCAGCTCGCCTCTCCGGTCAAAGACATTACGATCGCCCACAATTTCTTTGACCTGTTTAGCCAGCCCGCAGTAAAAGCAACTGACTTCGAGTTCTCCATGCCAAGCGGCCACAGCCAGTTCGGTGCACCCTCGATTTTATTTCCAGCGATTTCAGTATCCAGCTAG
- a CDS encoding TldD/PmbA family protein: MLTPITVERVLQAALSHGGDFAEVFVENRIEQNISMVKGEVEKARSGQDFGIGIRIFHGLDYLYTYTSNEDEAHLIDTARRLSLAAKQGTQANRTITFHKELIVPRHIALIDPRVVSIYRKRDVLAEVSHHAMAYHTAITQVQARYFDETQNILIANSEGLWAEDKRVRTRLFIEAIATEDNQKQRGYIAPGAQKGFEFYNEIDLRALAEDAADIAVRMLEAKPCPGGKMPVVIDNGFGGVIFHEACGHGMEATAVAKGKGPYAGKLGQQVVSSKISAVDDGTITNEWGSLHVDDEGTHSHRNVLIEKGVLKGYLVDKLNGRRMNMAPTGSARRQSYRYAPTSRMTNTYILPGSDKLADMITSTAHGLYAKTMGGGSVNTTTGDFNFAVLEGYMIENGQLTYPVKGATLIGNGRQTMYDVDMVGDNFLPGQGMCGSVSGSIPVNVGQPALRVSQLTVGGSQ; encoded by the coding sequence ATGCTAACACCAATCACTGTGGAGCGCGTTCTGCAGGCCGCGCTTTCGCACGGAGGAGATTTTGCAGAAGTTTTTGTCGAGAATCGAATCGAGCAAAACATCTCAATGGTAAAAGGCGAGGTAGAAAAAGCCCGCTCCGGCCAAGATTTTGGCATTGGAATTCGGATTTTTCATGGCCTTGACTACTTGTACACATATACAAGCAATGAAGACGAAGCTCACCTGATTGATACAGCACGCCGCCTGTCTCTAGCTGCGAAACAGGGAACACAGGCGAATCGCACAATCACGTTCCACAAAGAACTCATCGTGCCCCGTCATATCGCGCTCATTGATCCGCGCGTTGTTTCGATTTATCGCAAGCGAGACGTGCTCGCGGAAGTCAGCCACCATGCGATGGCGTATCACACCGCGATTACGCAAGTGCAGGCACGCTATTTTGATGAAACACAAAATATCCTGATCGCCAATTCAGAAGGATTATGGGCCGAAGATAAACGCGTCCGTACTCGTCTGTTTATCGAGGCTATTGCGACAGAAGATAACCAGAAGCAGCGCGGCTATATTGCGCCCGGCGCCCAGAAGGGATTTGAATTCTATAACGAAATCGACTTGCGTGCTCTCGCCGAAGATGCGGCAGACATCGCCGTTCGTATGCTGGAAGCCAAACCTTGTCCAGGCGGTAAAATGCCTGTTGTAATCGACAATGGTTTTGGTGGCGTTATTTTTCATGAAGCGTGCGGACACGGTATGGAAGCAACAGCGGTTGCCAAAGGCAAAGGTCCTTATGCAGGCAAACTAGGCCAGCAGGTCGTCAGCTCGAAAATCTCAGCGGTAGACGACGGCACGATCACGAATGAATGGGGCTCCCTCCATGTCGACGACGAAGGCACACACAGCCACCGCAATGTACTGATCGAGAAAGGTGTTCTCAAGGGGTATCTTGTGGATAAATTGAACGGACGCCGGATGAATATGGCGCCAACTGGCTCGGCACGTCGTCAATCGTACCGCTACGCTCCGACATCCCGTATGACCAATACGTATATTCTACCCGGTTCAGATAAGCTCGCGGATATGATCACATCGACTGCACACGGCCTGTACGCCAAAACGATGGGCGGCGGCAGCGTGAATACGACAACAGGTGATTTTAACTTCGCAGTGCTTGAAGGCTATATGATTGAGAACGGTCAGCTGACCTATCCGGTTAAAGGGGCCACCCTGATCGGAAATGGGCGTCAGACGATGTACGATGTCGATATGGTCGGCGATAACTTCCTGCCAGGCCAGGGCATGTGTGGCTCCGTTAGCGGCTCCATCCCGGTAAACGTTGGTCAGCCGGCTCTGCGCGTATCTCAGCTGACAGTAGGAGGTAGCCAATGA
- a CDS encoding GIY-YIG nuclease family protein — protein MYYVYIVQCCDGTLYTGSTNDVCARLRKHNEGKGAKYTRGRTPVVPVYVEELPDKSAALKRECELKKYSRKQKEKLIAAHTENAVIFGGNEHLKYGGDTNG, from the coding sequence ATGTATTACGTCTATATCGTACAATGTTGTGACGGAACGCTGTATACGGGTTCCACGAATGATGTATGCGCCCGCCTGCGTAAGCATAATGAAGGCAAAGGGGCAAAGTACACGCGTGGTCGCACCCCGGTAGTACCGGTGTATGTAGAAGAGTTGCCGGATAAAAGTGCGGCGCTTAAGCGCGAATGCGAATTGAAAAAATATTCACGAAAACAGAAAGAAAAATTGATTGCAGCCCATACAGAAAATGCGGTTATTTTTGGGGGAAACGAGCATCTTAAGTACGGGGGTGATACAAATGGCTAA
- a CDS encoding gamma-type small acid-soluble spore protein — protein sequence MAKRSKANTNVDQVRQQNAASQMGNSDTEFASETDVQAVRQANQQSAAKVQQNNQQSNQNNQF from the coding sequence ATGGCTAAACGTTCTAAAGCAAACACAAACGTAGATCAGGTGCGCCAGCAAAATGCAGCTTCCCAAATGGGAAACTCCGACACTGAGTTCGCAAGCGAAACAGATGTGCAGGCAGTGCGTCAGGCGAACCAGCAGTCTGCTGCGAAAGTGCAGCAGAACAATCAGCAGAGCAACCAGAACAATCAGTTCTAG
- a CDS encoding class I SAM-dependent methyltransferase, whose product MENRRENVMTKFDEIASKYDEQRKKLIPCFDDFYSIAVSVAKAANDSPNILDVGAGTGLLSAFILEKYPQANVTLIDISEKMLEVAKVRFEKYQNVTYIVDDYTKHDFTEKFDVVISSLSIHHLTGIEKKGLYERIFSWLKADGVFVNADQVLGSTPYIDELYKTDWKQKVESSGMDRHEIISTYERTKLDKMSTLNEQLDWLKEAGFSDADCVYKYFNFVVLYGRKLAD is encoded by the coding sequence GTGGAAAATAGACGAGAGAATGTTATGACGAAATTTGATGAAATAGCGAGCAAGTATGATGAACAGCGAAAAAAGCTGATTCCGTGCTTTGATGATTTTTATAGCATTGCAGTCTCTGTTGCCAAAGCAGCAAACGATTCTCCGAATATCCTGGATGTAGGGGCGGGTACAGGGCTTCTTTCTGCTTTTATATTGGAGAAGTATCCGCAAGCAAACGTAACGCTTATTGATATTTCCGAAAAAATGCTAGAAGTAGCAAAGGTTCGATTTGAGAAGTATCAAAATGTGACATACATTGTAGATGATTATACGAAGCATGATTTTACTGAAAAGTTTGACGTAGTAATTTCCTCTCTTTCCATTCATCATTTAACAGGGATAGAAAAGAAGGGTTTATACGAGCGTATTTTCTCTTGGTTGAAAGCAGACGGAGTGTTCGTAAATGCGGATCAGGTTCTGGGCAGTACCCCGTATATTGATGAGCTTTACAAAACGGATTGGAAGCAAAAAGTGGAGAGCAGCGGGATGGATAGACACGAAATTATATCCACTTATGAAAGGACGAAACTGGATAAAATGTCAACGCTGAACGAGCAGCTGGATTGGCTAAAAGAAGCTGGATTTTCGGATGCGGATTGTGTGTATAAGTATTTTAACTTTGTGGTTTTATACGGAAGGAAATTAGCCGACTGA
- a CDS encoding amidohydrolase family protein, with protein sequence MRTIFDTHLHIIDPRFPLIENQGFLPNTFTCQDYLNNVQELHSKGGAIVSGSFQGFDQSYLIDSLQKLGTNFVGVTQLPHDTSDEEIIKLDNYGVRAIRFNVKRGGSEDISRLDYFARRVYELVGWHAELYIDSNSLPEIASTLNTLPAVSIDHLGLSKEGFKHLLSLVDKGVRVKATGFGRVELHVEQAIRSIYSVNPDALMFGTDLPSTRAKRPYNHSDIELIYNTLGEEQAEKVLYKNAIKWYLK encoded by the coding sequence ATGCGTACAATATTTGATACTCATTTACATATCATTGACCCCCGTTTTCCTTTAATCGAAAATCAAGGATTTTTACCGAATACTTTTACCTGCCAAGACTATCTAAATAATGTGCAGGAGTTACATAGTAAAGGGGGTGCAATAGTATCTGGCTCGTTTCAAGGATTTGACCAATCTTATTTGATTGATTCACTACAAAAACTCGGTACGAATTTTGTTGGTGTAACTCAATTGCCTCATGATACATCAGATGAAGAAATCATAAAACTTGATAACTATGGTGTCAGAGCAATTCGTTTTAATGTCAAGCGAGGAGGTTCAGAAGATATTTCTCGTTTAGACTACTTTGCAAGAAGGGTGTATGAGTTAGTAGGCTGGCACGCAGAATTATATATTGACTCCAATTCTTTACCTGAAATTGCATCAACATTGAACACTCTTCCTGCTGTTTCGATAGACCATTTGGGTTTATCAAAAGAAGGATTTAAACATCTTCTATCTTTAGTAGATAAAGGGGTTAGAGTTAAAGCGACGGGCTTTGGTAGGGTTGAACTTCATGTAGAACAGGCTATCCGTTCAATTTATTCGGTAAATCCAGATGCTTTAATGTTTGGGACGGACTTACCATCAACGAGAGCAAAGAGACCGTATAATCATTCTGATATTGAACTGATTTACAACACTCTTGGAGAAGAACAAGCCGAAAAAGTTTTATATAAGAATGCGATTAAATGGTATTTAAAATAA
- a CDS encoding APC family permease has translation MEEKNHHLQKSLKLWHIVFIGLGYMAPMAVFDTYGIVSEETGGHVPMAYVLTLAAILFTAASYGKMVRVYPSAGSAYTYTQKTMHPYLGFLVGWAALLDYIFLPMINALLTKIYLSAAFPNVPGWIWIVGFIAVLLLVNLSRVTITVSINAILVLFQFLVCILFATLAIRGLLGKGENLFSMHPFYAPDMQAAALLSGASILCFAFLGFDAVTTLSEETPNPRQTIPRAIFLAALIGGMLFTTVSYFTQLLFPDISVFHDPEAASPEIALTIGGTLFQAVFLAAALTSTLASGIASSVSASRLLYAMGRDRVLPERIFGYVHPRLGVPVYNVVLIALTSLTALCLDLITATSFINFGALTAFTFVNLSVIVHYMVRRKERGWKAMLNYMVLPLIGISFIGFIWAHLDAKSVMLGLAWSTLGLLYLVYMTKAFRHKPPQFHFEETESIQ, from the coding sequence TTGGAAGAAAAGAATCATCATTTACAAAAATCATTAAAATTATGGCATATCGTATTCATCGGCCTTGGCTACATGGCACCAATGGCTGTTTTCGATACATACGGTATTGTTTCAGAAGAGACGGGCGGGCATGTGCCTATGGCGTATGTGCTGACACTCGCCGCGATCTTATTTACAGCAGCAAGCTATGGCAAGATGGTGCGAGTATATCCAAGTGCGGGATCAGCTTATACATATACACAGAAAACCATGCATCCATACCTCGGATTTCTGGTCGGCTGGGCAGCACTGCTTGACTATATATTTCTGCCGATGATTAATGCCCTGCTGACCAAAATTTATCTATCCGCCGCATTCCCAAACGTACCGGGCTGGATATGGATTGTGGGATTCATCGCTGTACTTTTGCTTGTGAATCTGTCTCGCGTGACGATCACAGTATCAATTAACGCCATTCTTGTTTTGTTCCAGTTTCTTGTCTGTATTTTATTCGCTACGCTGGCCATTCGCGGCCTGCTTGGCAAAGGGGAGAACCTCTTCTCGATGCATCCATTTTATGCACCGGATATGCAAGCAGCAGCTCTTCTGTCAGGCGCATCCATTCTCTGCTTTGCTTTTCTTGGATTTGATGCCGTTACCACGCTGTCGGAAGAAACACCTAATCCGCGTCAAACCATTCCGCGTGCTATATTTCTCGCCGCGCTAATCGGTGGTATGCTGTTTACGACTGTCTCGTATTTTACCCAGCTGTTGTTCCCGGATATTTCCGTGTTTCATGATCCAGAAGCTGCATCTCCCGAAATCGCATTAACAATTGGCGGCACGCTGTTCCAGGCCGTATTTCTTGCAGCAGCTCTTACTTCAACACTTGCATCCGGTATCGCATCAAGTGTAAGCGCATCCCGTCTGCTGTATGCAATGGGACGTGATCGAGTGCTACCAGAACGCATCTTCGGCTATGTGCATCCGCGCCTTGGTGTACCCGTGTATAACGTAGTCCTCATCGCTCTGACATCGCTAACCGCACTGTGCCTGGACTTGATTACCGCTACATCATTTATTAATTTTGGCGCGCTGACGGCGTTTACGTTTGTCAATCTATCCGTTATCGTGCACTATATGGTACGCCGCAAAGAACGTGGATGGAAAGCCATGCTAAACTATATGGTTCTGCCTTTAATCGGGATCAGCTTCATCGGTTTTATCTGGGCACATCTAGATGCCAAATCCGTTATGCTCGGTCTCGCGTGGAGTACGCTCGGATTATTGTATCTGGTTTATATGACGAAAGCATTCCGACATAAACCGCCGCAGTTTCATTTTGAAGAAACAGAATCCATACAGTAG
- a CDS encoding pyridoxamine 5'-phosphate oxidase family protein produces the protein MKHPHSSTMPPMRRSQKDLQDTAQIDACLTTSRTGFLGLQDENGTYVVPLNFTWYNGHIYFHGSQGGRKYETLNTNTSTLCFTVVEDWGTITHPVPAHTGTAYRSVMVFGCPERVIDLTEATAAMQAMLDKYVPGYYNNALASAHVDGYRSSMGSPTLVYRLTPVHISGKLVPRSEEHMFYPGRTVESDV, from the coding sequence ATGAAACACCCGCACTCATCTACTATGCCACCAATGCGTCGCTCGCAAAAAGACCTGCAAGACACAGCCCAGATTGATGCCTGCCTTACTACTTCCCGCACTGGCTTTCTCGGTCTGCAAGACGAGAACGGTACATACGTCGTCCCGCTTAACTTCACCTGGTATAACGGCCATATTTATTTTCACGGCAGTCAGGGTGGCCGCAAATATGAAACACTGAACACCAACACAAGTACGCTCTGCTTTACTGTTGTCGAAGATTGGGGCACGATTACGCATCCGGTTCCCGCTCATACAGGCACCGCTTATCGTAGTGTAATGGTGTTCGGATGCCCGGAGCGTGTCATAGACCTAACAGAAGCAACCGCCGCCATGCAGGCGATGCTGGATAAATATGTGCCGGGTTACTACAATAATGCGCTCGCTTCCGCTCATGTGGACGGGTACCGTTCCAGTATGGGCAGTCCAACACTCGTCTATCGGCTCACGCCTGTCCATATCTCTGGCAAGCTCGTCCCGCGCAGTGAAGAACACATGTTTTATCCAGGAAGAACCGTTGAGTCGGATGTATAA
- a CDS encoding aminotransferase-like domain-containing protein → MSIPYFQLHRRSSVPLAEQIAEQLLRAIRTRRLTAGQSLPSVRELAASLSVSMETAQKAYRILKDDGWIESRPRHGTVVSHALPNSLVMLSPKRVETRGSLMEQVRAYRHASGLIPVSGVSFPPADTAFMRAWKQSMADVFACTFVREEGEPFGIIELRERIQGLVAGRGMWADTEAICMVNGTQQALWLLADQFIKPGDVIGVPEMCYLPARDVFRDRGARVVPIPLGREGIDVTRLEDVCRREKLSMLYAMPNAHFPTGLSWSQTVKQKVLALASAYGFSILEDEYFGELYFTPLPPPTLYSLAQEEYAKVDVFYISSFSTMIHPNLRLGYMIAPEKYVSRIRQAKYLLDGTTSVMAQQALLLAWERADFTGYVERLRTTLRQARDGAIASMHRWMPDGYQFEVPMMGTCTWVYAPPEFDSLRFFERCLARGVYVRPGDAFAVEDPMPGFQVKFGAVEPRMLEEGLRRIGEVLALQ, encoded by the coding sequence TTGTCAATCCCGTATTTTCAGCTACATCGAAGAAGTTCTGTTCCGCTGGCAGAACAAATAGCAGAACAATTGCTGCGGGCCATTCGCACCCGACGGCTTACGGCGGGCCAGTCACTTCCGTCTGTACGTGAACTGGCAGCAAGTCTTAGTGTGAGTATGGAAACTGCGCAGAAAGCATATCGAATTCTCAAAGATGATGGCTGGATTGAGAGTCGTCCGCGCCACGGTACAGTCGTATCTCATGCACTGCCGAATTCACTTGTTATGCTGTCTCCGAAGCGTGTAGAAACACGTGGCAGCTTGATGGAACAGGTCCGGGCATATCGGCATGCATCCGGGCTGATTCCGGTCTCTGGCGTTTCGTTTCCCCCTGCGGATACAGCATTTATGCGCGCTTGGAAGCAGTCGATGGCCGATGTGTTTGCCTGCACATTTGTCCGGGAAGAAGGGGAACCGTTCGGGATTATTGAACTTCGGGAACGAATTCAAGGATTGGTTGCCGGGCGTGGCATGTGGGCGGATACAGAGGCAATCTGTATGGTGAATGGGACGCAGCAGGCACTCTGGCTACTCGCGGATCAATTCATAAAGCCTGGTGATGTGATTGGGGTGCCGGAGATGTGCTATCTGCCGGCGCGTGATGTGTTTCGTGACCGGGGTGCACGTGTTGTGCCGATTCCGCTCGGACGGGAAGGCATTGATGTTACGCGACTGGAAGATGTGTGCCGAAGAGAGAAGCTGAGTATGCTATATGCCATGCCGAATGCGCATTTTCCGACGGGTCTATCATGGTCGCAAACCGTAAAACAAAAGGTGCTTGCACTGGCATCAGCGTACGGATTCTCGATCCTTGAAGATGAGTATTTTGGTGAGCTGTACTTTACCCCGCTGCCGCCGCCGACGTTGTACAGTCTGGCGCAGGAAGAGTATGCGAAAGTTGATGTATTTTACATAAGTTCATTCAGCACGATGATTCATCCGAATTTGCGTCTCGGATATATGATTGCTCCGGAAAAGTATGTATCGCGCATTCGCCAGGCCAAATATTTACTCGATGGAACGACATCCGTTATGGCACAGCAGGCGTTGCTTCTAGCGTGGGAGCGAGCTGATTTTACAGGTTATGTGGAGCGGCTGCGAACTACGCTCAGGCAGGCGCGGGATGGTGCGATCGCAAGTATGCACCGCTGGATGCCGGATGGCTATCAATTTGAAGTCCCGATGATGGGCACGTGTACTTGGGTGTATGCACCGCCCGAATTTGACAGTCTGCGCTTTTTTGAACGCTGCTTGGCGCGCGGGGTGTATGTCCGTCCGGGTGATGCATTCGCGGTGGAAGATCCGATGCCGGGTTTTCAAGTGAAATTCGGCGCAGTGGAGCCACGTATGCTGGAGGAAGGGCTGCGCCGGATCGGGGAAGTACTGGCGCTTCAATAA